The proteins below come from a single Pichia kudriavzevii chromosome 2, complete sequence genomic window:
- a CDS encoding uncharacterized protein (PKUD0B01810; similar to Saccharomyces cerevisiae YPL239W (YAR1); ancestral locus Anc_6.265): MGKLTSLTQEEMDNVIYDARFGDLESLTEIFTKEVEPSVIKTIKDEYSLSTPFHMAAANGHIEVLKFLLSLIPDEDERKNILNLKNDSGNTALHWAAYNGHLEIVQMLCDSGSDPFIRNNYNHDVFFEASNNEQEEVDDYLLQKYGNIVEKGIDEDDTNGNHEAVEEKDQIKFSEGTEISKVTEEDKKAVAQMTEQTQKLSV, from the coding sequence ATGGGTAAACTAACCAGTCTTAcacaagaagaaatggatAATGTGATTTATGATGCAAGATTTGGCGATCTGGAATCACTTACTGAAATCTTCACGAAAGAAGTCGAACCATCTGTTATCAAGACTATAAAAGATGAATATTCTTTATCAACCCCATTTCACATGGCTGCTGCGAATGGCCACATAGAGGTATTGAAGTTCTTGCTATCTCTCATTccagatgaagatgaaagaaaaaatattttgaacCTGAAGAATGATAGTGGAAACACAGCTTTACATTGGGCTGCATACAACGGCCATCTCGAAATAGTTCAAATGTTATGCGACAGTGGTTCTGATCCATTTATAAGGAACAACTACAACCATGATGTCTTTTTCGAGGCATCTAACAATGAACAGGAAGAAGTTGACGATTACTTACTACAGAAGTATGGtaatattgttgaaaaggGTATTGACGAAGATGATACAAATGGAAACCATGAGGCTGTCGAGGAAAAAGACCAAATTAAGTTCAGTGAAGGTACAGAAATCAGTAAAGTTACCGAGGAGGACAAGAAAGCTGTTGCACAAATGACTGAACAAACCCAGAAACTTTCGGTGTAA
- a CDS encoding uncharacterized protein (PKUD0B01820; similar to Saccharomyces cerevisiae YPL237W (SUI3); ancestral locus Anc_6.264), protein MSAEELGFDPTLLKKKKKSKAAAPTEVEGASAAAEDDLFAGLKKKKKKSKDKEATESTNAEDDLTESFEGLKLKKKKKKKSTKDAEIDDFEKQLAEAGIDESETNEATTTKTDLIPYSQLLDRFYDILKVNNPELAGGQQQRLKIPPPEVLRDGSKKTIFANVQQIAQVLQRNPSHLIQYLFAELGTSGSIDGEQRLIVKGRFQAKNIEGVLRRYIQEYVICRTCKSMNTELKREAANRLHFIVCKACGSTKSVTSIRTGFTANVGAMKKKK, encoded by the coding sequence ATGTCTGCAGAGGAACTTGGATTTGATCCAACgctattgaagaaaaagaagaagtcgAAGGCTGCGGCACCAACTGAAGTTGAAGGTGCATCTGCTGCTGCTGAAGATGACCTTTTTGCAGgtttaaagaaaaagaagaagaagagcaAGGATAAGGAAGCAACTGAGTCCACGAATGCCGAAGACGACCTAACAGAAAGCTTTGAAGGATTGAAgctgaaaaagaagaagaagaagaagtctACCAAGGATGcagaaattgatgattttgaaaaacaactaGCAGAGGCTGGtattgatgaatctgaAACTAACGAAGCTACGACTACCAAGACAGATCTGATCCCATACTCACAGTTATTAGACAGATTCTATGATATCTTGAAAGTAAACAACCCAGAATTAGCGGGTGGCCAACAGCAAAGACTAAAGATTCCTCCACCTGAGGTTTTAAGAGATGGTAGTAAGAAGACCATATTTGCCAatgttcaacaaattgCTCAAGTATTACAAAGAAATCCTTCCCATTTGattcaatatctttttgCGGAATTAGGTACTTCTGGTTCTATTGATGGTGAGCAAAGGTTAATTGTTAAGGGTAGATTCCAAGCCAAGAATATTGAAGGTGTTTTGAGAAGATACATTCAAGAATATGTTATTTGTAGGACTTGTAAGTCTATGAACACTGAGTTGAAGAGAGAAGCTGCAAACAGATTGCACTTCATTGTTTGTAAAGCTTGTGGTTCTACTAAGTCTGTTACATCTATTAGAACTGGTTTCACAGCTAATGTTGGTGCtatgaaaaagaagaaatga
- a CDS encoding uncharacterized protein (PKUD0B01830), with the protein MLNLTSNHLIQQRAVLLSTGTIHPEKINTPWYLEGGTSLHLSGFPPIEVPFSWNIKATRYLDFIKKGGICLEINPLAEETITEIGLVRNLSNSETLLMDVCPQCKGPILYSSISHDSWRFISYLGVTIQDCINVGVELLVQASTLIESFTKVCFEFNLMDTGFIGGFISSQLTWAVLTRNFWGVDPNVDTFEKFVATERFNLTEILLLNDASRPYFSAIVGIFISIVSYTGTPLSILKMMGFSMKLARQILYRLSFNLGYMRLVCDYFPDNGHEHKAFKDYPLTEMLKASFTEDYKKYLAAYPNTPLVDSIQPFDIYSSPGIAGYSILGMFTIGKLLEKCKPFIRTLYMLFKRFKLTPIHVEFLIEYSGLEVTFFLKECLEFFYYWYDFQIAKSYVPIKYKTEKASEDEGLYN; encoded by the coding sequence ATGCTAAACTTAACTTCCAACCATTTGATTCAACAACGGGCTGTACTGTTATCAACTGGCACAATACATCcggaaaaaataaacactCCTTGGTATTTGGAAGGTGGTACAAGTTTACATTTATCCGGCTTCCCACCTATTGAGGTTCCATTCAGTTGGAACATTAAAGCTACACGGTATctcgatttcatcaaaaaggGTGGAATATGTTTGGAAATCAATCCCTTGGCCGAAGAAACAATAACAGAAATAGGACTAGTACGAAATTTGAGCAACTCAGAAACATTACTGATGGACGTGTGTCCCCAATGCAAAGGGCCTATATTATACAGCTCTATTTCCCATGATTCATGGCGATTTATATCTTATTTGGGCGTCACTATACAAGATTGTATTAATGTTGGAGTAGAACTGCTTGTGCAGGCTTCTACTTTAATTGAGAGCTTTACTAAGGTTTGTTTTGAGTTTAATTTAATGGATACTGGATTTATAGGCGGCTTCATCAGTAGCCAGCTAACTTGGGCAGTTCTAACTAGAAACTTTTGGGGCGTTGACCCAAATGTTgatacttttgaaaaatttgttGCAACTGAAAGGTTTAACCTGACAGAAATACTGTTGCTAAACGATGCCAGCCGTCCGTATTTTTCGGCTATAGTAGGTATATTCATATCAATCGTAAGCTATACAGGTACTCCTCTGTCGatactgaaaatgatgggtttttcaatgaaattaGCTCGTCAAATTCTCTATCGGCtatctttcaatttggGATACATGCGTTTAGTTTGCGACTATTTCCCTGACAATGGGCATGAACATAAGGCTTTTAAAGACTATCCTCTTACTGAAATGTTGAAAGCTTCCTTCACAGAGGACTATAAAAAGTACTTAGCAGCTTATCCAAATACCCCTTTGGTTGATTCCATTCAACCATTTGATATCTACTCAAGCCCAGGTATTGCTGGGTATTCAATATTGGGGATGTTTACTATTGGAAaattacttgaaaaatgcaAACCTTTCATTAGGACCCTTTACAtgcttttcaaaagatttaaACTAACTCCAATTCATGTTGAGTTTTTAATTGAGTATAGCGGTTTAGAGGTTACGTTTTTCCTAAAAGAGTGTCTTGAATTTTTCTATTACTGGTACGACTTTCAAATTGCTAAATCTTATGTTCCAATCAAGTATAAGACCGAAAAAGCATCCGAAGATGAAGGATTATATAATTAA